The nucleotide sequence GCGCGACGGGCGCTCGACGCCCTTCACGACCGCCGTCCCGACGCGACGGTCCTGACCTGGGGCGCGCCGATGGGTGCCGACCTGGCCCGCGAGGTCGGTTTCGACCCCGAGGTCCTCGGCGCTCCCGCGGGCGCGGAGACGACGGCCGCGGACACCCGCGAGGCCGTCGCTGCGTTCGTCGACGCGGGCGTCGACCTCGTCTGCTTCGTCGGGGGCGACGGCACCGCCGCTGACGTCGCCGACGCCCTCGAGGGGACGGACACGCCGATGCTCGGCATCCCCGGCGGCGTGAAGGTTTACTCGTCGGTGTTCGCCGTCTCGCCGGAGGACGCCGCCGACGTGATCGACACCTTCGAGCGGACCGAGCGCCGGGAGGTGATGGACATCGACGAGGACGCGTACCGCGAGGGGTCGGTCGACCCCGAACTCCGGGCGGTCGCCCGGGTGCCGGTCGGCGAGAACCTGCAGTCCTCGAAGCAGACGGGGAGCGGCAACGTCGAATCCCTGGCCGAGGGGTTCGCCGACGGCGTCGAACCCGGCGTGACATACGTCTTCGGCCCCGGGAGCACGGTCGGCGCCATCGAGGACGCGCTCGGATTCGAGGGGTCACCACTCGGCGTGGATGTGTGGCGCGACGGCGAGGTGCTGGCCACGGACGCCACCGAGTCGGAGATCCTCGACGCCCTCGGCGAACGCAACGTGATCGTCGTCTCGCCCATCGGCGGACAGGGGTTCGTCTTCGGGCGCGGGAACCCACAGCTCTCCCCGGCGGTCATCCGTCGCTGCGACGTCGAGGTCGTCGCCTCCCGGTCGAAACTCGACGACATCGGACGGCTTCGGGTCGACACCGACGACCCCGAACTCGACGCGGAACTGCGGGGCTGGACCCAGGTCCGGGTCGGCCGGTTCGAACGGCGGCTGATGGAGATCGCCTAAAACCACCGCACATCAACGCCTTTGGTCACGTATAATGGTGC is from Haloplanus salinarum and encodes:
- a CDS encoding ATP-NAD kinase family protein; the protein is MRLGFLVNPIAGMGGRVGLKGTDGKVEEARARGADPRSPDRARRALDALHDRRPDATVLTWGAPMGADLAREVGFDPEVLGAPAGAETTAADTREAVAAFVDAGVDLVCFVGGDGTAADVADALEGTDTPMLGIPGGVKVYSSVFAVSPEDAADVIDTFERTERREVMDIDEDAYREGSVDPELRAVARVPVGENLQSSKQTGSGNVESLAEGFADGVEPGVTYVFGPGSTVGAIEDALGFEGSPLGVDVWRDGEVLATDATESEILDALGERNVIVVSPIGGQGFVFGRGNPQLSPAVIRRCDVEVVASRSKLDDIGRLRVDTDDPELDAELRGWTQVRVGRFERRLMEIA